CATGTTATAGGGAAATAAGAGATATATACCCTAACTGCAGAAAAAACAAGTGGGGGAACAGTAAAAGGCAAGCGTCGAGGTCCTCCTGTCATAAGATGTCGTCTCACAACACATATAATCTGCATATCAGTAAAATACCCAGTTAAGATATTCGGTTGCTCATACGATAGggataatgttttaaaagaaaccATGGCCTCATAGCCCAATGTTTATCgatttttttctgtaaaagAACGCCAATGAGCCTAAGCCGGTCTGCAGGTCAACATACGGATGCAGACCGCTTCATGGTAGTGGAGCATGGGGGCAGTAGGGTGTTTTGGGTGAAGTGGAGCAACAGACTAAGATTTACAGTTCCACGAATAAAGGGCATGTTAAGGTTCAGTGAACAAGTCGCTTTAGTAAATTTATGATGTTTAACCTTAAGCATCTCCTCTGGTTCTTCATTATCAAGCATATGTATGAGACGGGCTACTGAATTTTGTTCCTCCTGGAAATCCTCCTCGTCAAGCTAAAAAAGACACATAAAATCCATCAGGACCGAGGTGTTATAGTAGAGCTGATCAGAGTTTCTCACTGCAAACCacacggaaaaaaaaacaaaggggAAATGACAGCACCTCCTCCGCGTTGGTTTCATCCAAATCTTTAATAAGTCCTTTTATCAATTCAAACAGCACCTCAACCTAGTGAACACAAAATTAGCATATTATTAGTGCAAAATATTTACATCTTTAATTGAAGAGAGTAAGAGTAGTATACCTTATCAGCAGTTGATATACACGAATCAGTTTTCATTATACTTTGAATAATTAGCATAGCCATTACTTTGTTCGTTCCATCATCAAGATGATCCATGACACGCGGATAATTTGACAATGTAAGAGCTGTAACTATGTCACTGTACTTTTCTAAAGGAGCACTCAAAAGTGCCACTACTTGTTTCATTGCACGGGCGTCCTCCAGCTTGGGCACACTGGAAAGCTTAACTACACATGCACCCTACAAAGTTTTCGGATCAATAATTAGTTTAACGCCAGGGCTACACCAGATTCAAGTAAtcataaaactttaaaaatgcATTTTACACCTTTACAATGAAAATCTGAATCTGAACATATAGTGTAGACAGAGATACAAGCTACAGAGACAATACTGACTAAAAGTTTAGAAAACATATGGCAACGAAAGGAAACCATACCAATACTTGATCCACATAGTCAAGCCGATCAGGATGAACTCGGAGAGTAAAAGTcaaaagagagacaaacaGAGTCATAGCTCCGACAATAGGCATCTCAAGCTGTGTATCTATCACCTGTAGCCCACACCAAGTCCATAAgtcaaatatatgtatttcaagaaaaatattgcATTATATGCAGGAGGCTGGGAAAGCAAAGACTCAAAGAATTGAGGCTATTGACGAACAGAATCTACAATATGAACTAAGGTGGTTGGATCATCCAGCAATTTGATAGCTTGATTTTTAATGGTCTTTCATTTTAAGTTCTACATAATTTTACATCTGCTCCTCTTCTAGCTACTGAAGTCTCAAATCTTACAACTAGAGGACAGACATGTTCAAACTACAGTGGCTTATTTTCCATCATATGTCAAGGAAGGTAGCTGATTTGACGATGCCTAACAAAAGAGCTGATTAAGAGAAGATGAGCGAAGATTGGAaaataacattacaaaaaaaatcaagctGAGTACTTCTCAGGGTATAGGGGACCTACATAGGACCATTCTAAAGGCCATTATGATTCAAGTATCAAACAGCCAAAAGAAAGTTGCATTCATAAAAGATTTTCCTTTATTGGAACCCACCTTTCCAATTGCATTGCTCAATTTAGCAAAAGCTTCCACTTGCAAAAATTCGTGTAACACCTGCTCAGAAGTTAAGAATAAGAAGACATCTagctaacaaacaaaaataaaaaggaacgATGATAGCTCAATGGGAACTTACATCTGGACTTGAGGCAGCATAGTTTGATAACCGGTCCATTAGTTGGGTTAACACTATCTTCGTGTCAACAGTTGGCTGAGAAATTATTTCTTAAGGTCAGAGAGGaaggaaaaatgtcaaataacTCTTGAGTGAGAAAAGTGCTGATAGTGAATTCAATAGAAAAGTGCTCTGTTGAGGATTCCCTGCTCAGAGTTTAGTAATTCCAGTCAAACTGTAAGAGATCAGGGACctctttcaaaaacttttaattgGTGAGCCAAAGCCCTAGTCACCaggaaataaacaaaaaaaaaactcgaaatCCTAAAAATCAACAAGAATAGGGAATACAGACAGTTCAGATAGATCCTTTTAGGAGATAATGGCAGCATAAGAAGAGTTAATCAGAAAGCACCAAACAAAGCATTGAGATAACTAGAATTGCATTGGAGagtagaaaagagaaaaatatcgATTGCTAGCCTACCCACCATCAGTTGGGTACAAGCAGCCAATAAGGTCTCAAGAGTCTGCAAATGGTACTCATCAGGAAAGACTTGAATTATGCACTCCATCAGATAATACTGAGCCAACTTATCTTTACAGTTGACGACCTGTTCAAGGTTTTCAGATTTAGCAGATTATACATGAATTGAAACCCTATAAGAAAGGACATGGTAATAGATGCAAAAATGAGCTGCCGAACCTGCTCTAAGACCCTAGGAAGAACAGTCTCTTTGTACATCTCAAGGTCAACACCTTCTATCTGTCCTAGAACATGCAGATTTTTTCCAACCTGAGAGGAAAACATTAAATACAACTTAGTGGGCAGTACATAGCAAAAATAGGATACTAATTCAAGTAGTGGTATCGATGTTACAAGATCACGAAGTTCgttcctctctttctcctgCTTTTCTCGAACTGTTCCTGGTCCCTGCAGTCCAAGGAACACCTCAGCTCAGGTTCACCAATATCAATGATTCACAAGCACCACACAACCTGCATGACCAAAAGCATGCTCTTCATCGTTCATTTATGCTTCAGTCAGAGGCATGCAAGTGCAGAGGTGCTATGCGTATCTAAATACCATCAACTCTTCACAGATCGAAAATTCACCTGATGCTGTATTCGAACCCAAAGCTTATTCATCTCTGTGAAATTTTGTAGCACAAACTCCACAGCATCCATCACAGTATTTGCATCTCTACAAGAAGATCGCAAGGcgagtaaacaaacaaacagcTAACCAAATCTCATGAAAAAACGAAAGAGCAAACCCACCCTTCGTAGTCTGAGCCAATCTCAGGTAACTTATCCCTGCTCACTTGAGCGAGATAACTCCTCAAAAAGAGGCCACGAATAGGATGTTGAACACCTCGACACATTTCCACAAGATCCTTAAGTACATCCTTCGAAGGAGCCTGCTTACTTTTGATATAAACAGACCCGACCGTACATAGCAGATACCTGGTAAATCAATGCAGCCCAAGAGAAACATTAATATAGGAGGAGATTGCCATTTTCTAGTCTAATCTAGGCTATATAGCTAGAGGATTGAGAGTATTAGATCTTTATCAGATCAAGAGGAATAGAAACTAGCTCAATGATGAATCAGCTTACATTCTGGGCAATATGTTGCCGGCATGTTGAACAAGTTCATACAAATCAACAACAGGTAATCCATGCCTACTCTCATCCTTAAAGAAAATCTCCAGCTGCCTCAATTGATCGAAAGCTCTCATATCTAAattagaaggaaaaataattagaaactGGTCAACACAAGCATGAATCGAGAGATTCAAAGTTCTTTGGCGATGGAATCTACAGAGATCGTAATATTTCTGAGGAGAGAGCTTGGAGGTTCGAAGCTCCGATAACATCAGAGCAGAGTACTTGAGAACTTCTCTGAGATTATTCGCGTCCTGAGAGAcgaatagaaagaaaatttcatcAGATCAAAAATGAGCTAATTCAACGGAGGAAAATAAGAGGAAACGGACCAAAGCGCGATGCATGAAGAAAGCGTTGTGCTGGATTCCGGCGATTCCTTCCGCCAGCCACTTATCCTCGTCTTCTACTCCGGCGAGcgttctcatcttcttcttctcctccgtGTGTCAgcagtttctttttttttttccagggCGCACGAAAATAATAGACTTCCctactcttttatttttatttttgttgcttttattaattcatcatcaaatgtttattttcaggtaattttgtaaaattgtaaaattttagCACTGTACGTACGTTTTTGTTTGAGAGTTGAAACATATGATCTGGCTATGACATTGATTTGAATAGATCTTTAGAATTGGAAACTTGATCGATTATGGAATTGAACCAAGTATTACGAAGTCTTTTGATGTATCAAAATCGGGTTAGATTAGAATTGTTGTTACAAACAGTCAAACACTGTACAAGCTAAGTCTAAAGCTAGAACAAAAAGAATCGAGCATTAGAACGGGACAGTATAAGGTAAAGAATAAATCCCAACTTCAGACAAAAATTGAGCTCTAGGCCAAGATGAATCTCCCGGTCTCATCATCGTGTCATCATCAACCTTGACTGCTGCTTTGGGCTTAAGCACCTCTTGCGTCTTGTTCCCAAATAGCCAATAATCACCATTGTCATTTGAAGATGCATCAGCAATACACATGGAAGGAGGAGTCCAACCATCAAACAATGCATTGTATTGATCTTCTTTGCTAGATctgtgtttctttctcttctttgtttcatctATTGCCGCTATTGATGTTGACGGCAGATTCTTTTCAAGCTCGGATGTTTTTGAACTTGAGATAGAACTTGTTATGACATCTTGGTGACTGAGCGACTTTGCAACTGTAGTGGAGCAAACAACAGCCTCTCTAGGCAGAGTAGGAACTTCCTCCTTTGGTTTTTTGAAGACCATTCTAATCCGTAGAGGTTTACCTGCTACAGGTGCAGCTGCAAATACATGtgaaaataaacatgtaaATAACCTAAAAGCAGATATCaacatgatcttcttcttgaatgTCTACTAAGAAATAGATACAAACCTTTGATGAGACTTTCAACAGCCGGAGGAGAATCATCTCTAATCCTCTTCTTACTATTCTGACTTCCATCAGACAAATATCCAAGGTGTTTTTGAGGTTCCTCAAGCTCATCTGTCAAACCACTCTTCTCTAGTGAGTCAGACTCATCTGACACTTTCTTGGAAGGAAGAAATATTAGCTTGTGATGATTATCAGTTGCTTTAATCGAATGTTTATGCGATTTCTCACgcttagtttctttcttttcttttctcttctccttcttttccttcttctctatcCGGTGCGCCTTTTTTGAATCAAGTGTGATTCTTTTAAGCTTTAATCCATTAGAGTAAAGGGTTTTAGACTCCACGTCTTTCAGAACCACAGTTCAACCATCCCACTCAATGTGCAAAAACCAttacaataaacaaagaagCTCCTACAAACTTAATCATATACATATCTAGACctacaaaatcaaactaaCAGAATGGAAAACAATGCAACTTACCTGATTCACTCCTAATGATTGCTGATACAGTGAACACATGATGAGATTATTGAAAACTAATATGCAACTCTTTATATAGTGTTAATGATAATCACATGATAATTAGCTTATATAGATTTATACATGATAGGGtttcagagagaaaaaaatacgACTTATGAAAATATAGCCATACCCACAAGAAGTGTAACCCAAATTCAAAGATTACTACATTGAAATAAGTTTCCCCAAAAACGAATCCAAAATCAGGTTTTACGAAATCCGTAGAAAtcaatcacacaaaaaaaactgaagcaaGAAACCAGATCTGTAGCTCAACGAACCTTAGTCGATTCGACCAAGTTTTGAACGCCAACGTGGTTTCTTGCAAACACAAGCGGTGGGCAAGTGAGAACGCGCGACATATTTTCTCTGATCCAATCGAAGGATTTAGGTCTCGATTCTAACAATCCAATTAACCCAAGATTAGCTTCAGATTCAAGCAACCTAAAAAGGAATAATCGAGACAACCCCGTGAGCTCGATTTCGCTAACCCAAATCCGgagataaaccctaaaaaatcTCGACCTAGAGCAGACAGTGAGGGGGAGAAGATAGCTAAGCGCGTGTggtgaataaaaaaaaaagtgaagggTAAGGTCCATATTTATAGACGCTTGAGAGTTGAGATCCACCGACTCGGGAAAGTCGGTCACATTGAAGGTGTTTTCGTAAGTTCACAttagagaaaaggaaaacactAATCAAATATCGTGGAGGGTATATTAGTAAATTACATAGACGACTACTGGCTCGGTCCGAGTCTCCGATATTTGATACGGTTTTTCTAAAAGACCTTTTCACCCCTTGACTTTTTTCTCTAATAAGTACAAGATGGAAACATAGGCctaattttggttattgggCATTAGAATTCCTCTTAAAAGCCCACATGTATCCGAAACACTAAAAGGCCCGTTCTCGTCGAAACGATGCCTTGGTTTTGGAAGTTGTATCTCATCAGTTTCTTACAAACGCGTTTGTTGTATCTGAACATTCGCGTCTCTATGTTTCATACATTTCTGATTTTCCCTATAAGTTCAATACACTAGCAACGTCGATGATTAGGGTATTATAATCTCTTCGTCACACACATTTCTTTGCATCTACATTTGTAAAAGagactctctcttcttcttttggtctATCAAAGATGCAAGAAACCCAAACGAAGTTGTCTCTGAGTGTAACACCAGTTAATGCAAATGCCCCACTCCCACAGAATCCCGCAATTCCTCTAGGCTTGATTGCTCCATATCATCAACAAGCAAAAGACATTAACCATATGTTACAGGTTTTGATCTGTTCTTATATATTACgatgatatttttatgtttttcatcaacatatatttatagttaatATTCATGCATGTGCAGAACCAGATGACAAGAGAATTGTATGGTCAATTAAGAAGTCTCGAGGAGAGAGCCATCTTTTGTGTGAGGGTAAAAGACAAAGTCATCGAAGATATGAAGAAACAATGTGGAGAAATGGAGATTCGTACGAGAAAAGCGTTAGCAGAAGCAGAATTTTGGAGGAAGATGACGAATGAGAAAACGGACTTGTGTAGAGACCTTGCGGGGAGACttattgaaatgaaaaagagagaaagggcGACGAGACGACTGGGGGTGAGGGAAATGGCAGAGAAGGCTGAGTCGTCTACTGGTGATAATGGTGACGATGTTGTAGACACAGCAAGAACCCGTTTGTGCAAACGACGCCGTCTTTGAAAGAATGAGTCGGGATTTGAGGTTGTGACGTTTTTTAAgcatgtgtgtgtgtgaagaTGACATCATCATGATGTAACTCGGTGTGGTTTATCATTGTACCCACTTCCTAGACATCTGAGTTTATAAAGGGGAGAGGGAAAATGTTTGATAATATCATTCGGTTATATGTTTTAgtgcctatatatatatttgttacatGCGCACTTTATTTTTG
This sequence is a window from Arabidopsis thaliana chromosome 1 sequence. Protein-coding genes within it:
- the VPS35B gene encoding VPS35 homolog B; amino-acid sequence: MYKETVLPRVLEQVVNCKDKLAQYYLMECIIQVFPDEYHLQTLETLLAACTQLMPTVDTKIVLTQLMDRLSNYAASSPDVLHEFLQVEAFAKLSNAIGKVIDTQLEMPIVGAMTLFVSLLTFTLRVHPDRLDYVDQVLGACVVKLSSVPKLEDARAMKQVVALLSAPLEKYSDIVTALTLSNYPRVMDHLDDGTNKVMAMLIIQSIMKTDSCISTADKVEVLFELIKGLIKDLDETNAEELDEEDFQEEQNSVARLIHMLDNEEPEEMLKIICVVRRHLMTGGPRRLPFTVPPLVFSAVRLVRQLESQGGDIAGEDSATPRKIFQILNQTIEVLTSVPCPELALRLYLQCAEAASDCDLEPVAYEFFTQAFMLYEEEIADSKAQVTAIHLIVGTLQRINVFGVENRDTLTHKATGYSARLLKKPDQCRAVYACSHLFWVDDPDGIKDGERVLLCLRRALRIANAAQQMASATRGSSGPVTLFVEILNKYIYFFEKGNPHITPSDIQSLIELINNEMQSDNGNTTIHSDPFFTSTLRYIKFIKQKGGLMGEKYDPIKL
- the VPS35B gene encoding VPS35 homolog B (VPS35 homolog B (VPS35B); CONTAINS InterPro DOMAIN/s: Vacuolar protein sorting-associated protein 35 (InterPro:IPR005378); BEST Arabidopsis thaliana protein match is: VPS35 homolog A (TAIR:AT2G17790.1); Has 618 Blast hits to 508 proteins in 209 species: Archae - 0; Bacteria - 1; Metazoa - 191; Fungi - 219; Plants - 72; Viruses - 0; Other Eukaryotes - 135 (source: NCBI BLink).), which encodes MRTLAGVEDEDKWLAEGIAGIQHNAFFMHRALDANNLREVLKYSALMLSELRTSKLSPQKYYDLYMRAFDQLRQLEIFFKDESRHGLPVVDLYELVQHAGNILPRMYLLCTVGSVYIKSKQAPSKDVLKDLVEMCRGVQHPIRGLFLRSYLAQVSRDKLPEIGSDYEGDANTVMDAVEFVLQNFTEMNKLWVRIQHQGPGTVREKQEKERNELRDLVGKNLHVLGQIEGVDLEMYKETVLPRVLEQVVNCKDKLAQYYLMECIIQVFPDEYHLQTLETLLAACTQLMPTVDTKIVLTQLMDRLSNYAASSPDVLHEFLQVEAFAKLSNAIGKVIDTQLEMPIVGAMTLFVSLLTFTLRVHPDRLDYVDQVLGACVVKLSSVPKLEDARAMKQVVALLSAPLEKYSDIVTALTLSNYPRVMDHLDDGTNKVMAMLIIQSIMKTDSCISTADKVEVLFELIKGLIKDLDETNAEELDEEDFQEEQNSVARLIHMLDNEEPEEMLKIICVVRRHLMTGGPRRLPFTVPPLVFSAVRLVRQLESQGGDIAGEDSATPRKIFQILNQTIEVLTSVPCPELALRLYLQCAEAASDCDLEPVAYEFFTQAFMLYEEEIADSKAQVTAIHLIVGTLQRINVFGVENRDTLTHKATGYSARLLKKPDQCRAVYACSHLFWVDDPDGIKDGERVLLCLRRALRIANAAQQMASATRGSSGPVTLFVEILNKYIYFFEKGNPHITPSDIQSLIELINNEMQSDNGNTTIHSDPFFTSTLRYIKFIKQKGGLMGEKYDPIKL
- a CDS encoding DNA ligase (unknown protein; BEST Arabidopsis thaliana protein match is: unknown protein (TAIR:AT1G20100.1); Has 258 Blast hits to 235 proteins in 58 species: Archae - 0; Bacteria - 4; Metazoa - 59; Fungi - 16; Plants - 90; Viruses - 0; Other Eukaryotes - 89 (source: NCBI BLink).); the protein is MSRVLTCPPLVFARNHVGVQNLVESTKLKRITLDSKKAHRIEKKEKKEKRKEKKETKREKSHKHSIKATDNHHKLIFLPSKKVSDESDSLEKSGLTDELEEPQKHLGYLSDGSQNSKKRIRDDSPPAVESLIKAAPVAGKPLRIRMVFKKPKEEVPTLPREAVVCSTTVAKSLSHQDVITSSISSSKTSELEKNLPSTSIAAIDETKKRKKHRSSKEDQYNALFDGWTPPSMCIADASSNDNGDYWLFGNKTQEVLKPKAAVKVDDDTMMRPGDSSWPRAQFLSEVGIYSLPYTVPF
- a CDS encoding DNA ligase yields the protein MDLTLHFFFYSPHALSYLLPLTVCSRSRFFRVYLRIWVSEIELTGLSRLFLFRLLESEANLGLIGLLESRPKSFDWIRENMSRVLTCPPLVFARNHVGVQNLVESTKLKRITLDSKKAHRIEKKEKKEKRKEKKETKREKSHKHSIKATDNHHKLIFLPSKKVSDESDSLEKSGLTDELEEPQKHLGYLSDGSQNSKKRIRDDSPPAVESLIKAAPVAGKPLRIRMVFKKPKEEVPTLPREAVVCSTTVAKSLSHQDVITSSISSSKTSELEKNLPSTSIAAIDETKKRKKHRSSKEDQYNALFDGWTPPSMCIADASSNDNGDYWLFGNKTQEVLKPKAAVKVDDDTMMRPGDSSWPRAQFLSEVGIYSLPYTVPF
- a CDS encoding uncharacterized protein (unknown protein; Has 10 Blast hits to 10 proteins in 5 species: Archae - 0; Bacteria - 0; Metazoa - 0; Fungi - 0; Plants - 10; Viruses - 0; Other Eukaryotes - 0 (source: NCBI BLink).), whose protein sequence is MQETQTKLSLSVTPVNANAPLPQNPAIPLGLIAPYHQQAKDINHMLQNQMTRELYGQLRSLEERAIFCVRVKDKVIEDMKKQCGEMEIRTRKALAEAEFWRKMTNEKTDLCRDLAGRLIEMKKRERATRRLGVREMAEKAESSTGDNGDDVVDTARTRLCKRRRL